Part of the Streptomyces antimycoticus genome, GGTGGAGGCGTGGACTTCCTTCACGAGCGCCGTGCGCAGCGGGCAGTTCCCGCCCATCTGAGGCGCCGCACCGAGCGGCCTCGTCGTCCTCGCACCCACACGCGAGCAACGGGGCCGCGCCGCATGCCACGTGGCAGCAGACCTCCGCCTCCTTCAATGCAAGGTCGGGTCGCATCGAGCGCAACGCCTCGAACACGTTGTCGTCCGTGGCTGTGGCTTGAACACTATGTGGTGATTCCAGGCGCAAGTGCCAAGGCCCGTCTCCATGCCTGAATCCTGGATTTTCTTTGGTCTCCCTTGTCGGCATTCCATGGGATAGCGTGTGCTCACCTTTTTAGGGTTAATTCGGGATGGTTCAGTCCGTCTCGGTCGCCTGCGAGGTGGTGATGATTTTTTGCTTTTCTGACTCGTAAACTTCTAGAGCCGAAGGCTCGTGATCGTAGTAGGACTCCCAGAACCCTGGTCGGCTCCATGGTTCTGGGCACAGGGTGAACGACCCTGTTTCGTAATTTGCGTAGCGCCAAGTCGATGGCAGGGCAGTTGAGGTCACGGTGAAAGCCCTGCTGTCGAACAACGCCGGTTTCTCATTCTCCGCAAATTCGATCCGGAAAAGCGCGCTTCTGCCGTAGGGTGTAAAAATTTCAAGGATGATGTATTCTCTTCCCTCTTTGAGGGCGTCCGTGCCTTGTAGCATCACGGTGTCTTCGGTTCGTGGTGGTGTGAACCTGGCGCGCATCCTGGCTACCTCCTGTTCAGGACGACCTTGTAGTCATAGTTCAGCATTCGTCCCGTGGCGGGATTGTAGTAGTAGTGCACCTGGAAATCTCCGTAAGGTGATTGATGTGTGAGTGTCGTGTATTTTCCCCAGTCGCTGAGTGTGCTGCCGTCTGAAGTCATGAGCCTGCGCACCTCGGGATTGCCGATCTGATCGCCAGGAATTATTCGATACGATTTTTCTCTTGCCCTCGGGGCGAGCCAGCCGTTTTCGTTGAAGGGTGATGTGGCTGATTCGCGGCGCAAGCCTTCGGCTAGATGTTGTCCTTCCGCTGATCCAGATATGAAGTTTTCATTGGCGTCCTTACCCTCCTTTCCTAGTACGTTCAGGCATTTAGGAGCCAGCCCGAGGGGGTCGGTCCAGGTGTGAGGGTTGTGGACATAGGGCGCCGGGTTGGGAGCTGGGGTGAGGCCCAGGGGGTCCGGGGTGAGATAGCGGGCGGTGTGGGGGTCGTAGTAGCGGTGATGGTTGTAGTGGAGGCCGGTTTCCGGGTCGGAGTATTGGCCGGGGAAGCGGAGTGGGGTATAGGCCGTGCTGTCGGCGGCCCAGGTCGTGGTGTCCCAGAGGGTGGAGCGGGTGCGCCACGCGATGGTGCCCGATTCGTCGATGAGCTCGGTGGGGGTGCCGACCAGGTCGGTGACGATCGCGAAGAAGCGGGCGTCGATTTCGTGTTGGGTGGTGGCTTCGGTGACGCGTTCGGTCTGGGCTATTGGGTGAAGGCCGTCATGGTCCCAGGTGAGGGTGACCGGGTGGGGGAGGTCCGGGGTAGTGGTGGTCTGTTCTATGAGGGTGGGGCCGTCCCAGGTGAAATCCGTTTGCTCCAGGACGGTTTCGCCGTCGGCCGCGAGGCGTTGTTTGGCGGTGCGGCGGCCGAACGGATCGTAGAGGTAGCGCCAGACGGTGCCATCGGGGGTGGTGACCGAGGTGAGGCGGTCTTCGGTGTCCCAGGTGTAGCGCCAGGTTTCCGGCTTGCGGGACAGGCGGGTCTTCTGGCGGAGGGTGAGGCGGCCCGCGTCATCGTGTTCGTAGCGGACCGAGCCCGCGCCGGTGATGCGCGTGCCGGTGTAGGTGCGGGGGGCCCGTCGCCTCCTGGGCGGGTTGCGTGCTCGGCCAGGTCGCGTGTGTTTGGTTGCCCGCCCCGTCGTAGGCGTAGGTCTCGGTCCAGTTGTCGGCGTGGACGGCCGTCACCCGGCCTGCCGCGTCCAGACCGAAGGTGCGTCGGCCCGACAAGTGGTCGTCCACCGCGATCAGGTGGCCGTCGGCACGATAGCTGTACGCCCGGTCGGTATGGCCGGATGTGCCGGGCAGCGATTGCGTGGTCAGGCGGCCGAGCCGGTCCCAAGTGTGGGTGAGGGTGAGGGCGTCGCCGATGCGGCGCGTGGTCTCGCGGCCCGCCGCGTCGTGTGCCGAGGCGAGGGTGTGGTTCCCGGCGATCAGGGCGGTGCGGTTGCCCGCCGCGTCGTAGGCGTAGGTAGTCTCCGCTCCCGCGGGGGTACGGCGGGCGACGAGCTGCCCTGCCGCGTCGTAGACCAGGTGCAGGGTGCGGCCGCCCACCGTCTCGGACAGCATGCGGCCGACGGGGTCGTAAGTCCGGGTCAGCTCGGTGTCCGGGATGGTGGCCTTGAGTAGGTCTCCGGCCGGGCCCCAGTGGAAGGTCGATACCTGCCCGGCGGCTTCCTGGGACACTACGCGGCCCAGCGCGTCGTAGACGTAGCCGGTGTGCTGGCCCAGCGGGTCGGTACGCGAGATGAGTTGGCCCGCCGCGTCGTGCTCGTAGGTCAGCCTACGGCCGCGGCACGGACACCGGCACCGCCTCGTAAGCGGAAGGCGGGAGTCCCGTTGCGTCCCATTGTCCCGACCATGATCTGGGCAATAGCCTCGCCGCCTGAGCCGAACAGTCGGGGGGACTGGGTGTGGCGTTACTCATGGTGGCCGCGAGCCTGTACGGCGTGACGCAGCTTCTGGTGCTGTCCTCGCCGATCCGGTCGGTGCGTATGTCCACGGTGCTGCTGACCATCGCGGTCGGCGTCTATGGGGCCGGGGTCGGGGCGGCGCTGCTGGAGTTGGCGTACACGCGCGGGGTCGCCGAGGCCAGCGGGGAGTCGCTGACCGAGGTCGTGAAGACCGCGAGCTATGCGGTCGACCCGGTCATCGAAGAGCTGATGAAGCTCGCGCCACTGCTGCTCGTGGCCTGGAACATCAGGGTCCGGCGGCAGTGGGGGCTCACGGATTACGTCGTCCTCGGTGCGGCGCTCGGGGCCGGGTTCGGCTTGCTGGAGGCCGTGGCACGGTACGCGCTGGACGCGGACCGGGCGATTCAGCTCCCGGCCGGCGGCTGGGCCGTTCCCGACAGTCTCCGTGCGCCGTACATCCCGGGTGTCGAGCAGGTCTTCTCCGCCTGGTTCCCCGCCCCACAGGGGGTTTTGGAACTCGGCGACCCCGCTCCGGCCGCCGCCACCAGCCCCCATCTGGTGTACACGGCTCTGGCGGCGCTCGGCGTCGGTGTCCTGCTGCGCGGTCGGGGCTGGGCGCGTGCGCTCGGCGTTCTGCCGCTCGCCGCCACTTCCGCGCTCCACATGCTCACCAACTACGCGGCAGCGCATCCGATGGACCCGGACGCGGCGGACTGGGTCGACACGTTCGAGGGGATGCTGTGGGCGTTGCCGCTGGTGTGTCTGGTGGTCGCCATGGCCGTCGACCTGCGGCAGTTGTGGCGGGGAAGTCGACCGTGCCAGGTGTCCTGCTGCAGGCGGAGCGCGCGGGCAGGACCGGCCTGAGCGCGCTCGCGTCGTACGGGGCCTGGTGCGTGCCGTGGTCCACGTTGATCGCGTTGCGGTTCGCCCGGCTGCGGCGGTCCCTGCTCTACGGGGCGGCGGGCCCGGGACTCTACCCCGGCGCCGAGGCCCTCCACCGTACGGTCGCCTGGTCCGCCGTCCAGATCGACGCCTCCGACCGCGAACATGCCTGGCGTGGCGTCGACGTAGGGGCCGTGGCAAGGGCGGCCGGCACGCTTCGGGATCGGCGCCGGAAGTGGTACGTCCTCATATCCGTCGCCCTGACCATCCCGGCGCTGCTCCTCCTGGCGGTCGGCTCCTTCCCGTCCGCGGCCGATCTCCAGCAGCGCTTCGCGTCGGGCACCGGCCTGTATGTGCTGGTCGGCTTCGGGATCGCGGGCCTGCTGTGGGCGGGCTGGCTGCTCGTGCAACTGCTGCGCACTTGGCGGGCGACGCTCGCCCTGCCGCATGGCGAGGCGCTGGCCACCACCCGATTCCGGATCTGGACCGCATTCGGCGGCTGCCTCGTCGGCACGCTGTTGCTGCTGAGACTGGTGGACGGCGCGGCCCCGGATGCCCCCGTCATCCGCAACCTCCATCTCCTGGAGGCACTGAACAACTTCCTGACCTACCTCGGCTTCGCCCTCCTCCTGGTGTCCCTCCTGGCCCTCATCTCACCCGGCGGCGGCCTCGGACTCGCCCTGGCCGGCGCGCGAGTGGGCGTGACGGTCCTCAGCCGGGAGGCCGCGATCCATGCGGCGGCGTACGGGGCGTTGGGCATCGTCTTGATGGCCGCGAGCGGTGGCACCGGGGCTGATGGATCGCCCGACCGGCAGAATGAGGAGGCATCGAAGTCCGCTGATGAAGACCAGCAGAACCTGACCTTCCAGCCCTCGCCCAAGCACGGACAGACCCAGAGGGGAAACGCTGCCCCCGAGCCATCAAACCCTCAGAGCACCTTGGAGAATTCAATCAACTTCAACCCCAATACGACGCGACGGGTGGGGGTGGACAGAGAGGCCGGAGAGTTCGCCGTATTCGACGAAACGCACAACGGTACCGGCATCTATCACGGTCACGTCCGGAAGTGGAACGAGCTGAGTCAGCAGATGCAGAGTGCACTACGGAAAGCTGGCCTTGTGACGGCCAAGGGTAAGATCAAGTAGTCGCCTGGCTAGGAGTTTCTTTTCCTATGGAGTATCAAAAGCCTGAGCTGGTTACCGCTGAGAAAGCTGCGGTGATCTTCGGTTCCGGGCAGCCGCGAGAAATCTCCGAGACGCTGATCGCAGCCTCTCTGAACCTGCAGGACCGAGAGTGGGTGGAGAAATGGCTGATCCACTTCACCTCGCACCCCGATTCCGACGTACGCAGGGCCGCTGCCCTTGCACTGGGCCACCTTGCCCGGCTTCACCGACAGGTATCGCGTGAAGCGGTCGAGGCGGTGCGGAGGCTCCGGGATGACCAGTCCCTCGCGGGCGCTGCCGCCGACGCGCTTGAGGACGTGGAGATCTTCACCCGAGAACCGTGACGGGACAGACGATGCGGGCCAGCGGGTCCCTGCGCTGTGGGCCGTGAGTCCCGAAGAGGGGGCGCCCGCCCCGGTACGCTGAGGCCGGCAGCACCAGCCCCATCGCACAGGTTCAGGGAGGTGAGTCATGACCGCCGAGATGGTCGCTCCCGAGTGGATGCACGAGCAGATCACGGCTGAGCAGTACGACTCCTGGTCCGAGGAGCAGTGCGCGGGCATTGAGATCGTGGACGGGATGGTCGTGGTGAGCCCCAGCGCGTCGAAGCGGCACAACCGCCTGGCTCGGATCCTTGCCAACGCCCTGGAAGACGCGGCAGGCCCCGACTGGAACGCCGATACCGACTTCGACGTCCGGCTCCAGGACGTGCCGCTCACCAATCGTCGTCCGGACGTGGTCGTGTATCGCGCGGAAACGATCGACATCACGCCCACCCGTCCCGAGCATGTGCTGCTGGTCGCCGAGGTCGTGTCGCCCGGCTCGGAGACCACCGACCGCATTGTGAAGGTGGACCAGTACGCCAAGGCCGGGATCGCCTTCTACTGGCGGATCGAGCAGGC contains:
- a CDS encoding PrsW family glutamic-type intramembrane protease; protein product: MTQLLVLSSPIRSVRMSTVLLTIAVGVYGAGVGAALLELAYTRGVAEASGESLTEVVKTASYAVDPVIEELMKLAPLLLVAWNIRVRRQWGLTDYVVLGAALGAGFGLLEAVARYALDADRAIQLPAGGWAVPDSLRAPYIPGVEQVFSAWFPAPQGVLELGDPAPAAATSPHLVYTALAALGVGVLLRGRGWARALGVLPLAATSALHMLTNYAAAHPMDPDAADWVDTFEGMLWALPLVCLVVAMAVDLRQLWRGSRPCQVSCCRRSARAGPA
- a CDS encoding Uma2 family endonuclease — translated: MTAEMVAPEWMHEQITAEQYDSWSEEQCAGIEIVDGMVVVSPSASKRHNRLARILANALEDAAGPDWNADTDFDVRLQDVPLTNRRPDVVVYRAETIDITPTRPEHVLLVAEVVSPGSETTDRIVKVDQYAKAGIAFYWRIEQAATGVPLVYTYVLDPATKTYREGDVFTGVVKVAAPFPVRVDLGQL